From a single Silene latifolia isolate original U9 population chromosome 6, ASM4854445v1, whole genome shotgun sequence genomic region:
- the LOC141587843 gene encoding F-box/kelch-repeat protein At3g06240-like gives MEDDELRLCNPSVKKSLKLPFSPLDPSREQYTMFVFGFVPLTNDVKVIAFQLQQNRQIHVAVYTLSEGNWVVRDNNNGFNFDFSCLFRELRGFYNRSNPSYLDGAIHWLGKPPPGNVNISLFRPTHLISLDLETESFSFLELPVLSDEDSQKWRFVFVLRWCLTVFNSSPTTSNIWLLNGDRTWTLWFSGPSSDLACRLFVDLEQRTSVLYFDGDGDGDGDVGSLVYEKSSYSIASGQVRSMGKSMTHFVDFKLYSESLVLAGINDANSPFSWN, from the coding sequence ATGGAAGATGATGAGTTGAGGTTATGTAATCCAAGTGTTAAGAAATCCCTCAaacttcctttttctcctcttgaTCCCTCTCGCGAACAATACACTATGTTTGTTTTCGGTTTTGTGCCTCTTACTAATGATGTTAAGGTCATTGCATTTCAATTGCAACAAAATAGACAGATTCATGTTGCTGTTTATACCCTTAGTGAAGGAAATTGGGTTGTGAGGGATAATAACAATGGCTTTAATTTTGACTTTTCATGCTTATTCCGTGAATTGCGTGGCTTTTATAATCGATCGAACCCGTCTTACCTTGATGGGGCAATACATTGGCTAGGAAAACCTCCTCCTGGTAATGTTAATATTTCCCTTTTTAGACCGACACATCTTATTTCGCTTGATTTAGAAACAGAAAGCTTTTCATTTTTGGAATTGCCTGTTTTGTCGGATGAAGATAGTCAAAAATGGAGATTTGTGTTTGTTCTTCGTTGGTGCCTAACTGTTTTCAACAGTTCTCCTACTACTTCCAATATTTGGCTGCTTAATGGGGATAGGACGTGGACTTTGTGGTTTAGTGGACCTTCGAGTGACCTCGCTTGTAGATTATTTGTTGATTTGGAGCAAAGAACTAGTGTGTTATATTTTGATggggatggtgatggtgatggtgatgttgGCTCTCTTGTTTACGAGAAAAGCTCTTACAGTATTGCTTCTGGCCAAGTGCGTTCTATGGGAAAATCTATGACTCATTTTGTTGATTTCAAGTTGTATTCCGAGAGTTTGGTTTTGGCTGGAATCAACGATGCCAACTCCCCTTTTTCATGGAATTAA
- the LOC141587844 gene encoding uncharacterized protein LOC141587844, giving the protein MLGCWVTREARNKWVFEEVKVDVFRVVRGVEKLRKELNKWVFEKVKVDVFRVCDEGGGRWLKPEVRWVKLNVDAGVKEGWGMGIGAVCRDSEGVVLWGMTEYRRETLESIMVEAEAVLAGIKEARRRGCLCLVVESDCKVLIDALKLKTKRSDFHLLLDDIYSICNDFESVLWSFVSRKHNSVAHELAHLCSMQLIPYELQ; this is encoded by the exons ATGTTGGGGTGTTGGGTGACGAGGGAAGCACGCAATAAGTGGGTGTTTGAGGAGGTCAAGGTGGATGTGTTTAGGGTGGTGCGAGGGGTGGAGAAGCTTAGAAAGGAACTTAATAAGTGGGTGTTTGAGAAGGTCAAGGTGGATGTGTTTAGGGTGTGTGATGAGGGTGGTGGGCGTTGGCTGAAACCGGAGGTAAGGTGGGTGAAGCTGAACGTGGATGCGGGGGTTAAAGAAGGATGGGGAATGGGTATTGGTGCGGTTTGTCGTGATAGTGAGGGTGTGGTATTGTGGGGGATGACCGAGTATAGGCGTGAGACGTTGGAGTCGATTATGGTGGAGGCTGAAGCGGTGTTGGCAGGTATAAAGGAAGCACGAAGACGGGGCTGCTTGTGTCTGGTAGTCGAAAGTGATTGTAAAGTACTTATCGATGCCTTGAAGCTGAAGACAAAGAGGAGCGATTTCCACTTGCTTTTGGACGATATCTATTCTATTTGTAATGATTTTGAGTCAGTTTTATGGTCGTTTGTTAGTAGAAAACATAATAGTGTAGCGCATGAGCTGGCTCACCTATGCTCTATGCAACTG ATACCATATGAGCTACAGTGA